One window from the genome of Myxococcales bacterium encodes:
- the cdd gene encoding cytidine deaminase produces the protein MSKTAATSPLIETLIEAATSAQEAAYAPYSRFRVGAALAAGGEVFTGANIENASYGLAVCAERNAIAAAVLRGHRNIDAIAVITDSHPPSSPCGMCRQVLAEFCADPSATIVVAFNPAGERRQWTVAELLPAGFSPAQLASGQ, from the coding sequence GTGAGCAAAACCGCCGCCACCTCGCCACTTATCGAGACGCTTATAGAAGCGGCTACATCGGCGCAGGAGGCCGCCTATGCGCCCTATTCCCGATTTCGCGTCGGCGCCGCGTTGGCGGCCGGCGGCGAGGTCTTTACCGGGGCGAATATAGAAAATGCGAGCTATGGCCTGGCCGTGTGCGCGGAGCGCAATGCCATTGCCGCGGCCGTGCTGCGCGGCCACCGCAACATCGATGCGATCGCGGTCATCACGGACAGCCACCCGCCCTCTTCACCGTGCGGCATGTGTCGGCAGGTCTTGGCCGAATTTTGCGCCGACCCGTCGGCAACGATTGTCGTCGCGTTCAATCCCGCGGGCGAGCGTCGCCAATGGACGGTTGCGGAATTGTTGCCAGCAGGCTTCTCCCCCGCTCAGCTCGCGTCGGGGCAGTAG
- a CDS encoding purine-nucleoside phosphorylase, with protein MTIASNLRAALDESKAAIARHTPAKPVVGIILGSGLGDFADILAGPTKIPFSDIPHMPSSTVPGHHGKLVIGERHGMTVAALQGRVHMYEGHSAAQVAYPARLLVHLGARVLVLTNAAGGIRAEWPPCTLMLINDHIDMLRDQALRGPNDETLGPRFPDMTYAYHPTLRALAHTAASRAGITLQDGVYAAMPGPAYETPAEIRMLRAIGADAAGMSTVPETVVANHMGAKVIGISCITNQAAGLSPTPLTHHEVTTNAQQAKQSFGRLLDEILRDLASPGILQAL; from the coding sequence ATGACTATTGCAAGCAACCTCCGCGCCGCGCTTGACGAAAGCAAGGCCGCCATCGCCCGCCACACCCCAGCCAAGCCCGTGGTTGGCATTATCCTTGGCTCGGGCCTGGGCGATTTTGCCGACATTCTTGCGGGCCCGACGAAGATTCCCTTTAGTGACATCCCACATATGCCGAGCAGCACGGTGCCTGGGCACCACGGCAAGCTGGTGATCGGAGAACGCCACGGGATGACCGTGGCCGCGCTGCAAGGCCGCGTGCACATGTACGAGGGCCACTCGGCGGCGCAGGTCGCCTACCCTGCGCGCCTGCTGGTGCATCTCGGCGCGCGCGTGCTCGTGCTGACCAACGCGGCTGGGGGCATTCGCGCCGAGTGGCCACCGTGCACGCTTATGCTGATCAACGACCACATCGATATGCTGCGCGACCAGGCGCTGCGCGGGCCGAACGACGAGACCTTAGGCCCACGCTTCCCCGATATGACCTATGCGTATCATCCCACGCTGCGTGCCCTCGCCCATACCGCCGCGAGTCGCGCCGGGATAACGTTGCAAGACGGCGTCTACGCCGCCATGCCTGGGCCAGCCTACGAAACGCCGGCCGAAATCCGCATGTTGCGGGCAATCGGCGCCGATGCCGCGGGCATGTCGACGGTGCCGGAAACCGTCGTCGCAAATCATATGGGCGCCAAGGTCATTGGCATTTCGTGCATCACCAACCAAGCGGCCGGACTATCGCCCACGCCGCTCACGCACCACGAGGTGACCACCAACGCCCAGCAGGCCAAGCAGAGCTTTGGTCGGCTGTTGGACGAAATCTTGCGAGATTTGGCTAGCCCGGGGATACTGCAGGCCTTGTGA
- a CDS encoding thymidine phosphorylase — MHVPTLIKKKRDGQPLLPEEIKAFIHGVATDAIADYQVAAMLMAIYFQGLADEELAVWAQAMTHSGDVLTWPTLDRPAIDKHSTGGVGDKISLPLAPAVAACGVAVPMISGRGLGHTGGTLDKLEAIPGFRVNLDIQTFQRQVASLGVALIGQTDRLAPADRRLYAIRDVTATVESIPLIASSIMSKKLASGISGLVLDCKVGRGAFMADVASARALGLTIKAIGHAAGCRVTVMLTDMNEPIGATIGNALEVAEALEVLRGKGPADTRELTVALGAEMLCLAGRARDTADGAQQLERVLDNGAALARFAQVIEAQGGDPRVCDEPERLPRAAHVVEVVATAAGFVAPIDSLALAQLSLRLGAGRVRKEDHVDPAAGLEVFAKRGERVSKGDVLARIHASQAERASAARGEVAAAIAIVDEPVTAAGSRILETIR; from the coding sequence ATGCATGTGCCCACGTTGATCAAGAAAAAGCGCGACGGCCAGCCGCTGTTGCCTGAAGAAATCAAGGCCTTTATCCACGGCGTCGCGACGGATGCCATCGCCGACTATCAAGTGGCCGCGATGCTAATGGCAATCTACTTTCAGGGCCTCGCTGACGAGGAGCTCGCGGTGTGGGCGCAGGCGATGACCCACTCCGGCGACGTGCTGACGTGGCCAACCCTTGATCGACCGGCCATCGACAAGCATTCCACCGGCGGCGTCGGCGATAAGATTTCGCTGCCACTCGCACCCGCGGTGGCCGCCTGTGGCGTTGCCGTACCCATGATCTCGGGCCGCGGCCTGGGCCATACGGGCGGCACGCTGGACAAGCTAGAGGCCATCCCCGGCTTTCGCGTCAACCTCGACATTCAGACGTTTCAGCGCCAGGTCGCGTCGCTTGGCGTCGCGCTCATCGGCCAGACCGATCGCTTGGCGCCTGCCGATCGACGCCTGTATGCGATCCGCGACGTCACGGCGACGGTCGAGTCGATCCCGCTCATCGCGTCATCGATCATGTCCAAAAAACTCGCCTCTGGCATCTCGGGCCTTGTGCTCGATTGCAAGGTGGGGCGCGGCGCCTTCATGGCTGATGTAGCGAGCGCGCGCGCGTTGGGGCTCACGATCAAGGCCATTGGCCACGCCGCGGGTTGCCGCGTCACGGTGATGTTGACCGACATGAATGAACCCATTGGCGCCACCATCGGCAACGCGCTTGAAGTTGCCGAAGCGCTCGAGGTGCTGCGCGGCAAGGGCCCCGCCGATACGCGAGAGCTGACCGTCGCGCTCGGCGCGGAGATGTTATGCCTTGCGGGCCGCGCCCGCGACACCGCGGATGGCGCGCAGCAACTCGAACGCGTGCTCGACAATGGCGCCGCGCTCGCGAGGTTCGCGCAAGTGATTGAGGCCCAAGGCGGCGATCCACGCGTCTGCGACGAGCCGGAGCGCTTGCCGCGCGCGGCGCACGTGGTCGAGGTAGTCGCGACCGCCGCTGGTTTTGTCGCCCCCATCGATTCACTGGCGCTGGCCCAACTCTCGCTGCGGCTCGGTGCAGGTCGCGTTCGCAAAGAAGACCACGTCGACCCAGCCGCCGGCCTTGAAGTGTTTGCCAAACGCGGTGAGCGCGTTAGCAAGGGCGATGTCCTGGCGCGCATCCATGCCTCACAGGCCGAGCGGGCTAGCGCGGCGCGCGGCGAGGTCGCCGCCGCGATCGCGATCGTCGACGAGCCCGTAACCGCGGCTGGCAGCCGCATCTTGGAGACCATACGATGA
- a CDS encoding serine/threonine protein kinase, whose amino-acid sequence MSALEPGTMLGAYRIERFLGSGSMGEVFEALDTGLARVVAVKMLSTRHRDNAELRARFLREGRAVAAIAHPHVVSVFATGMHGDLPYIAMELLAGVDLGTHVERHGPLSASAAAAATRDAAMGLAAASAAGIIHRDVKPSNLVRLHNGSIKVTDFGLAKPKDPGREPALTGMGVVVGTPDYIAPEQARGEPLDERCDIYALGGTLFFLLTGRPPFRTGVASEDKYLKVVARHLRDPAPDPRQYRPDVPADLAALCRQLMAKDPAERPRYDELIATLDAMATRYAAASPTATPPAPVTKAPVAMAASTENLRQPAPATSGDWSEAADSLYVAAPRWPRWIWPLTVFSVAVFVSGLWAYASRPAHAPIDELASSRTIITVGGKQVAVEVAPVTTAAYRAVVADAPAAPDEQPVTNISYTQARAFAEASGKRLATRDELAAAADKIAAPPGMLWEWVASEAPRRTIIRGLTSKEVPDDPRPDVTFRLAQDVSAAAKP is encoded by the coding sequence ATGTCGGCGCTAGAACCAGGGACCATGCTGGGTGCTTATCGCATCGAGCGATTTCTCGGATCGGGCTCCATGGGAGAAGTCTTCGAGGCCCTCGACACCGGCCTGGCGCGCGTAGTGGCGGTCAAGATGCTCAGCACGAGGCACCGCGACAACGCCGAGCTGCGCGCGCGTTTTTTGCGCGAAGGCCGCGCCGTCGCGGCGATCGCGCATCCGCACGTGGTGTCGGTGTTTGCGACCGGGATGCACGGCGATCTGCCGTACATCGCGATGGAGCTGCTAGCGGGCGTTGACCTCGGCACGCACGTAGAACGCCACGGGCCCCTATCTGCCAGCGCGGCGGCCGCGGCGACGCGCGATGCCGCGATGGGGCTGGCCGCGGCCTCGGCTGCCGGCATCATTCATCGCGACGTCAAGCCGAGCAATCTCGTGCGGCTGCACAATGGCTCGATCAAGGTGACCGACTTCGGGCTTGCCAAGCCAAAAGACCCGGGGCGCGAACCCGCGCTGACCGGCATGGGCGTCGTGGTTGGCACACCCGACTATATCGCGCCCGAGCAAGCGCGTGGCGAGCCACTTGATGAGCGTTGCGATATTTACGCGCTTGGCGGGACGCTATTTTTCTTGCTCACAGGACGACCGCCGTTTCGCACGGGCGTTGCGTCCGAGGATAAATATCTCAAGGTGGTCGCGCGCCACCTGCGCGACCCGGCGCCTGACCCTCGGCAATATCGCCCCGACGTGCCCGCCGACTTGGCAGCGCTATGCCGCCAGCTCATGGCGAAAGATCCCGCCGAACGGCCGCGCTACGATGAGTTAATCGCAACGCTAGACGCCATGGCGACGCGCTATGCTGCGGCGTCCCCGACTGCGACCCCGCCTGCGCCCGTCACCAAAGCGCCCGTGGCGATGGCGGCGTCTACGGAAAACCTTCGTCAGCCCGCGCCTGCCACCAGCGGCGACTGGTCGGAGGCGGCGGATTCGCTTTACGTCGCTGCGCCCCGTTGGCCGCGGTGGATTTGGCCGCTGACGGTATTTTCCGTCGCGGTCTTCGTATCGGGCCTATGGGCCTATGCCTCGCGGCCCGCCCACGCGCCCATCGATGAACTCGCTAGCAGCCGCACCATCATCACGGTCGGCGGCAAGCAAGTGGCCGTCGAGGTCGCACCGGTCACAACCGCGGCCTATCGCGCGGTCGTCGCGGATGCACCTGCGGCACCCGATGAGCAACCCGTGACGAACATTTCCTACACACAAGCGCGTGCGTTCGCCGAGGCCTCAGGCAAGCGCCTGGCGACACGCGACGAGCTAGCGGCCGCGGCCGACAAGATCGCGGCACCACCCGGGATGCTGTGGGAATGGGTCGCTTCCGAAGCGCCTCGTCGCACCATTATACGCGGGCTCACCAGCAAAGAAGTCCCCGACGATCCCCGCCCCGACGTAACCTTTCGCTTGGCACAAGATGTATCCGCCGCGGCGAAACCGTGA
- the dnaB gene encoding replicative DNA helicase translates to MGDNRRVLPHNLDAEASVLGGILLRNDVLLHLENLASEDFYDPRHRAVFEAMRVLEATAKPIDVVTVEAELQKAGKFEAIGGMAFLSDLAMRVPTPDNVAHYAEIVSDKHAARRLMLASSEIAAKGYDDLGDIRDYLDEAEAKIFEVTQRQEKSGPEPIKSLIKKVFSSLDERFAQADGITGVPTGFTDLDQKTAGLQPTELIILAARPAMGKTSFALSIAQNCAVTGGWPVLVFSLEMSSSQLAERMLCSEARVDSSALRRGQLQRQDMTNLTYAANTLSKAPILIDDTPALSLRELRARARRFRANRELFGDRKAGLIVIDYLQLMRGSPQAAKASREQEISEISRGLKQLAKELGCPVLALSQLNRSLENRTDKRPQLSDLRESGAIEQDADVILFIYRDEVYNKDSEARGVAEIILGKNRHGATGTVETHFEGRYTRFENLSARAEHQ, encoded by the coding sequence ATGGGAGACAATCGCCGCGTTCTGCCGCATAACCTCGACGCGGAAGCGTCGGTCTTGGGCGGCATCTTGCTGCGCAATGACGTCTTATTGCACCTTGAGAACCTAGCCTCCGAGGATTTTTACGACCCCCGGCATCGCGCCGTGTTCGAGGCGATGCGCGTGCTCGAGGCCACAGCCAAGCCCATCGACGTGGTCACGGTCGAGGCGGAGCTGCAAAAGGCAGGCAAGTTCGAGGCCATTGGTGGCATGGCGTTCTTGTCCGACCTGGCGATGCGCGTGCCGACGCCCGACAACGTCGCGCACTACGCCGAGATCGTTAGCGACAAGCATGCAGCGCGCCGGCTGATGCTGGCGTCGAGCGAAATCGCGGCCAAGGGCTACGATGACCTCGGTGACATTCGCGACTATCTCGATGAGGCCGAGGCCAAGATCTTTGAGGTGACGCAACGGCAAGAGAAGAGCGGCCCCGAGCCGATCAAGAGCCTGATCAAGAAGGTGTTTAGCTCGCTCGACGAGCGCTTCGCGCAGGCCGACGGCATCACCGGCGTGCCGACAGGCTTTACCGACCTCGATCAAAAAACGGCGGGCCTTCAGCCGACCGAGCTCATCATCCTCGCGGCGCGTCCGGCGATGGGTAAGACGTCGTTTGCGCTATCGATCGCGCAAAACTGCGCCGTCACGGGCGGCTGGCCGGTGTTGGTGTTTTCGCTCGAAATGTCGTCGTCGCAGCTCGCCGAACGGATGCTGTGTTCCGAGGCGCGGGTCGATTCGTCGGCGTTGCGGCGTGGCCAGTTACAGCGCCAAGACATGACAAATTTGACGTATGCGGCCAACACGCTGTCTAAGGCGCCCATTTTGATCGACGACACGCCAGCGCTGTCGCTGCGCGAGCTGCGCGCACGGGCGCGGCGTTTTCGCGCCAATCGCGAGCTCTTTGGCGACCGCAAGGCGGGCCTCATCGTCATCGACTACTTGCAGCTCATGCGCGGCTCGCCGCAAGCGGCCAAGGCCAGCCGCGAACAGGAGATTTCCGAAATCTCGCGCGGCCTCAAGCAGCTCGCCAAGGAGCTAGGGTGCCCAGTGCTGGCGCTGTCGCAGCTCAACCGCAGCCTCGAGAATCGCACCGATAAGCGGCCGCAGCTGTCTGACTTGCGCGAGTCGGGCGCGATCGAGCAGGATGCCGACGTCATCCTCTTTATCTATCGCGACGAGGTCTACAACAAGGATTCTGAGGCTCGCGGCGTCGCGGAAATCATCCTCGGCAAAAACCGTCACGGCGCCACCGGCACCGTCGAGACGCACTTCGAAGGTCGCTACACGCGCTTTGAAAATCTGTCGGCGCGCGCCGAGCATCAGTAG
- a CDS encoding 50S ribosomal protein L9, with the protein MALQLILTQDVSKLGKAGDLVAVKTGFGRNFLIPQGMAVTATLRNKHQLEHNKRAIEKRIATQRAGAQDLATRIGGMTLQFERVIGEGDKMFGSVTSRDISEQLKKAGIDVDHRAVKLDDAVKALGKYETTVRLNAGVIASLKFWVVGKEK; encoded by the coding sequence ATGGCACTACAACTAATTCTTACCCAAGACGTCTCCAAGCTCGGCAAGGCTGGCGATCTGGTCGCCGTCAAGACTGGTTTTGGCCGCAACTTTCTTATCCCGCAAGGCATGGCCGTCACGGCCACGCTGCGCAATAAGCACCAACTCGAACACAACAAGCGCGCCATCGAAAAGCGCATCGCCACCCAACGCGCCGGCGCCCAAGACTTGGCCACGCGCATCGGCGGCATGACGCTACAATTTGAGCGCGTCATCGGCGAAGGCGACAAGATGTTTGGTTCGGTCACCAGCCGCGACATTAGCGAGCAGCTCAAGAAGGCCGGCATCGACGTCGACCATCGCGCGGTGAAGCTCGACGACGCCGTGAAGGCGCTTGGCAAGTACGAGACCACCGTGCGGCTCAACGCCGGCGTCATCGCCAGCCTGAAGTTCTGGGTCGTTGGCAAAGAAAAATAA
- a CDS encoding 30S ribosomal protein S18, with protein MGGKGGRGNKTRKLAKIEEPIDYKNPALLKRYITDRGRIVPRRLSGLSAKQQRSLAVAIRRARMLALLPFSVSGE; from the coding sequence ATGGGCGGCAAAGGCGGCCGTGGCAACAAGACGCGCAAGCTGGCGAAAATCGAAGAGCCTATCGACTACAAGAACCCCGCGTTGCTCAAGCGCTACATCACCGATCGCGGCCGCATCGTGCCGCGCCGGCTTAGCGGCCTGTCGGCGAAGCAACAACGCTCCCTCGCAGTTGCCATCCGCCGCGCGCGGATGCTGGCGCTGCTTCCCTTCTCCGTCAGCGGCGAATAA
- the rpsF gene encoding 30S ribosomal protein S6 — translation MPQLKSLLDAPNTSREYETIYILRGNASNDVVADVNTRVKGVIEGMGGKILKVDNWGKRRLAYEIKKERKGIYLHWVYLAQSGVVEEAERNLRMLDVVLRYQTIKVDVDVVTTARPSEIDDTSFDRAAQTAADEEDMFLSRGADAGAADADDGDDEEEDENEAAAGAPSDASESKE, via the coding sequence ATGCCACAGCTTAAGAGTTTATTAGACGCACCCAATACATCCCGAGAATACGAAACCATTTACATCCTGCGAGGCAACGCCTCCAACGATGTCGTTGCCGACGTCAACACCCGCGTCAAGGGCGTCATCGAAGGCATGGGCGGCAAGATCCTCAAGGTCGACAACTGGGGCAAACGCCGCCTCGCCTATGAAATCAAGAAAGAGCGCAAAGGCATTTACCTGCACTGGGTCTACCTCGCGCAATCCGGCGTCGTCGAAGAAGCCGAGCGCAACCTGCGCATGCTCGACGTCGTGCTCCGCTACCAAACCATCAAGGTCGACGTCGACGTGGTGACCACCGCACGGCCAAGCGAAATTGACGACACCTCGTTCGATCGCGCCGCGCAGACCGCGGCCGATGAAGAAGACATGTTTCTGTCGCGCGGCGCTGACGCGGGCGCGGCCGATGCCGACGACGGCGACGACGAAGAAGAAGACGAAAACGAAGCAGCCGCTGGCGCGCCAAGCGACGCCTCGGAAAGCAAGGAGTAA
- a CDS encoding aminoacyl-tRNA hydrolase, which translates to MWLVVGLGNPGAKYEHTRHNIGFRVADELAAGFGFAPFKPSKFGGDVSLGQIHGTKVCLLKPMEFMNLSGFAVQRVAKFHGVAPDHIVIIHDELDLEPGTTRVKLGGGHGGHNGLRSLLEQLGTPDFARIRVGIGRPPVRGGEVASWVLGGFAPELTQAVGQSVKDAAAAVAMTVKSGPAAAMNQFNSGKGSK; encoded by the coding sequence ATGTGGCTCGTCGTAGGCCTTGGCAACCCCGGGGCAAAGTACGAGCACACGCGCCACAACATTGGCTTCCGCGTTGCCGACGAGCTTGCCGCGGGCTTTGGGTTTGCGCCGTTTAAGCCCAGCAAGTTCGGTGGCGACGTTAGCCTCGGCCAAATACATGGCACCAAGGTGTGCCTGCTCAAGCCGATGGAGTTTATGAACCTCAGCGGCTTTGCGGTGCAGCGCGTCGCCAAATTCCATGGCGTGGCGCCGGACCACATCGTGATTATCCACGACGAGCTTGACCTCGAGCCCGGCACGACCCGCGTCAAGCTAGGCGGGGGGCACGGTGGCCACAACGGACTGCGCTCCCTGCTTGAGCAATTGGGCACGCCCGACTTCGCCCGCATTCGCGTTGGCATTGGCCGCCCCCCCGTCAGGGGCGGCGAGGTTGCGAGCTGGGTGCTAGGAGGCTTTGCGCCTGAGCTAACGCAGGCCGTCGGCCAGTCGGTGAAGGACGCCGCCGCCGCCGTGGCGATGACCGTCAAAAGTGGCCCCGCCGCGGCGATGAACCAATTCAATAGTGGCAAGGGTTCTAAGTAG
- a CDS encoding 50S ribosomal protein L25, translated as MEVGKLTVQRRPTLGKGSAHKLRAQGLVPGVCYGATSNGPMEPFPITVDVKALKASLDPIRKQNTVIDLTVTTEGKPSTTLSALVKDYQIHATRREITHVDLLAIDPTKEVSAEVPIEYVGKPKGAIEGGQLRILIRALDVKAKPADIPVKFTIDVTELDLGDVLHVSHVQMPKGVHALTGLEQAIVTCAAPTADKAETVVAATEVAAVDPKAAAAAAKPGAPAAAGAKTAAPAAAAPAKAPAKK; from the coding sequence ATGGAAGTAGGAAAGCTAACAGTTCAACGTCGCCCGACCCTTGGAAAAGGATCGGCCCACAAGTTGCGTGCGCAGGGCCTGGTCCCGGGCGTGTGTTACGGCGCGACCTCAAATGGTCCGATGGAGCCGTTCCCGATCACGGTAGACGTCAAGGCGCTTAAGGCGTCGCTCGACCCTATCCGCAAGCAAAATACCGTCATCGACCTTACCGTCACGACGGAGGGTAAGCCATCGACGACGCTGTCGGCCCTGGTTAAAGATTATCAAATTCACGCCACCCGGCGCGAAATCACCCACGTCGACCTGCTTGCGATCGACCCAACCAAAGAAGTTTCGGCGGAAGTACCTATCGAGTACGTCGGCAAACCGAAAGGCGCCATCGAAGGCGGCCAGTTGCGGATCTTGATTCGCGCGCTCGACGTCAAAGCCAAGCCAGCGGACATTCCCGTCAAGTTTACCATCGACGTCACTGAGCTCGATCTGGGCGACGTGCTTCACGTTTCACACGTTCAAATGCCAAAGGGCGTGCACGCGCTGACGGGCCTTGAGCAGGCAATTGTTACCTGCGCCGCGCCAACCGCCGACAAGGCCGAAACCGTTGTCGCCGCGACCGAAGTTGCCGCCGTGGATCCGAAAGCCGCGGCTGCCGCAGCCAAACCAGGCGCTCCAGCCGCCGCCGGTGCCAAGACCGCCGCACCAGCTGCTGCGGCTCCGGCCAAAGCGCCCGCCAAGAAATAG
- a CDS encoding OmpA family protein, with protein MKKLICRTATIAAVITAMGAAGTTSTASANVEVGITAGPHFFSVNNELGVADDEDATSVSNSAFFGLRIGYYFSDMLGVEVEGGVIPTESLEQVFDVWVASYRLNVVAQFGAEDPNKRFIPFVLLGGGLNHIVKSDNTTIIQDMEGDSAEIDSTVYAGAGFKVRLDRGWGLRLDARAMVVPSSRPASDPDKDKWGMDYEGLVSIYKEFGRKEGKFAPEKKVLDTDGDGIADGDDKCVDEAEDMNGFEDEDGCPDGAKDTDSDGIADATDKCVTDAEDVDGFEDTDGCPDPDNDGDGILDGADKCATDAEDKNGFEDEDGCPDATRDTDGDGVYDLSDKCPAESETANGYQDADGCPDQIPAAVRRFTGVIKGINFKTGEAVILKSSNKTLDAAAKLLIANPELKLEVQGHTDNVGDAAANLTLSQARADAVRTYLISKGVAETALVARGYGQDKPIADNAKKAGKAQNRRVEFKLLSDLIKVEAAPEPAPAPAPAPTPAP; from the coding sequence GTGAAGAAACTCATCTGCCGTACCGCAACCATCGCCGCCGTTATAACGGCCATGGGCGCAGCTGGTACGACTTCGACCGCCTCGGCGAACGTCGAAGTTGGTATTACTGCTGGCCCGCACTTCTTTAGTGTCAACAACGAGCTAGGCGTCGCAGACGACGAGGATGCCACGTCGGTATCCAATTCGGCGTTTTTCGGGCTTCGCATCGGCTACTACTTCTCCGACATGCTCGGGGTTGAAGTCGAAGGCGGCGTGATTCCAACCGAATCGCTTGAGCAAGTATTTGATGTATGGGTTGCCAGCTATCGCCTCAATGTCGTCGCACAATTTGGCGCCGAAGACCCCAACAAGCGCTTTATTCCGTTCGTGCTCCTCGGTGGCGGTCTCAACCACATTGTGAAGTCGGACAACACGACCATCATTCAAGACATGGAAGGCGACAGCGCGGAAATTGACTCCACGGTTTATGCCGGCGCCGGCTTCAAGGTTCGCCTTGATCGCGGCTGGGGCCTCCGCCTTGACGCGCGCGCCATGGTGGTGCCGTCGAGCCGTCCAGCGTCCGACCCAGACAAAGACAAATGGGGCATGGACTACGAAGGCCTGGTCTCGATTTACAAAGAGTTCGGCCGCAAAGAAGGCAAATTTGCACCAGAGAAGAAAGTGCTCGACACCGACGGCGATGGCATCGCCGATGGCGACGACAAGTGCGTCGACGAAGCGGAAGACATGAATGGCTTCGAAGACGAAGATGGCTGCCCTGACGGCGCGAAAGACACGGACAGCGACGGCATTGCCGACGCCACCGACAAGTGCGTCACCGACGCGGAAGACGTCGATGGCTTCGAAGACACCGATGGCTGCCCGGATCCAGACAACGATGGCGATGGCATCCTCGACGGCGCCGACAAGTGCGCGACCGACGCGGAAGACAAGAACGGCTTTGAAGACGAAGACGGCTGTCCAGACGCAACGCGTGACACCGATGGCGATGGCGTTTACGACCTCTCCGACAAGTGCCCAGCCGAGTCGGAAACCGCCAACGGCTACCAAGACGCCGATGGCTGCCCTGACCAAATCCCAGCCGCGGTCCGCCGCTTTACGGGTGTCATCAAGGGCATTAACTTCAAGACCGGCGAGGCCGTTATCCTCAAGAGCTCGAACAAGACGCTCGACGCCGCGGCGAAGCTGCTGATTGCCAACCCCGAGCTCAAGCTGGAAGTCCAAGGCCACACCGACAACGTTGGCGATGCGGCTGCCAATCTCACGCTGTCACAAGCTCGCGCGGATGCCGTGCGGACCTACCTGATCAGCAAGGGCGTTGCGGAAACCGCGCTGGTTGCCCGCGGCTATGGCCAAGACAAGCCAATCGCCGACAACGCCAAGAAGGCTGGCAAGGCGCAAAATCGCCGCGTTGAGTTCAAGTTGCTTTCCGACCTAATCAAGGTCGAGGCAGCTCCTGAGCCAGCTCCGGCACCAGCGCCGGCTCCGACGCCAGCTCCGTAG
- the hemH gene encoding ferrochelatase, with amino-acid sequence MRGLLLLNLGTPDAPTTAAVRRYLRQFLSDPRVLDINPVARALLLNLIILPFRSPKSAHAYRTIWDPARGSPLLYHTQDLARQVQARLGETWRIELGMRYGKPSIAHALARLVDAGCRDISVLPLFPQYASSSTGTAYQEVMAQASTMWNVPPLTLIPAFYDHPDFLAAFADVGAAPLASFRPDHVLFSFHGLPERHIIKSDPGRNHCLAMDSCCDAIGEANRDCYRAQSFATARGIAERLALTPDRYSISFQSRLGRTPWIKPYTDARLDELAASGCKRLLVFCPAFVADCLETLEEIALRAREQFIARGGEELQLVPSLNSAPAWVDAVVNIGTNRGPGASR; translated from the coding sequence ATGCGCGGCCTTCTTCTCCTTAATCTCGGTACGCCCGATGCCCCCACTACCGCTGCTGTGCGTCGCTACCTGCGCCAATTCCTCTCCGATCCACGCGTGCTCGACATCAACCCGGTGGCGCGCGCGCTGCTGCTAAACCTCATTATCCTGCCCTTCCGCTCGCCCAAGAGCGCGCACGCCTATCGCACGATCTGGGATCCGGCCCGAGGCTCGCCCCTGCTCTATCACACCCAAGATTTGGCGCGGCAGGTTCAGGCTAGGCTCGGCGAGACGTGGCGCATTGAGCTCGGCATGAGGTATGGCAAGCCATCGATTGCGCACGCGCTGGCACGCCTGGTTGACGCTGGCTGTCGCGACATTTCCGTGCTGCCGCTCTTTCCACAATATGCCTCATCATCTACGGGCACGGCCTATCAGGAGGTAATGGCGCAGGCGAGCACCATGTGGAATGTACCGCCGCTGACCCTCATCCCCGCGTTCTACGACCACCCAGATTTCCTGGCAGCCTTTGCCGACGTCGGCGCCGCGCCGCTGGCGTCGTTTCGCCCCGACCACGTGCTGTTTTCGTTTCATGGCCTGCCGGAGCGGCACATTATTAAGAGCGACCCAGGCCGAAACCATTGCCTCGCCATGGACTCGTGCTGCGACGCCATCGGCGAGGCCAATCGCGATTGTTATCGCGCGCAGAGCTTCGCGACGGCGCGTGGCATCGCCGAGCGGCTCGCGCTGACACCGGATCGCTACTCGATTTCGTTCCAATCTCGCCTTGGGCGCACGCCGTGGATTAAGCCGTACACCGATGCTAGGCTGGATGAATTAGCCGCCAGCGGCTGCAAGCGCTTGTTGGTGTTCTGCCCCGCGTTCGTCGCCGACTGCCTGGAAACTCTCGAGGAGATCGCGCTGCGCGCGCGCGAACAATTTATCGCGCGCGGCGGCGAAGAGCTGCAGCTGGTACCATCGCTCAATAGCGCCCCGGCCTGGGTCGACGCGGTCGTCAACATCGGCACCAACCGCGGCCCAGGAGCCTCGCGATGA